Proteins encoded within one genomic window of Candidatus Hydrogenedentota bacterium:
- a CDS encoding recombinase family protein — protein sequence MSSYFAYVRVSTARQGEHGVSLEEQRAAISDYAQKHDLQIVRWFEERLTAAKRGRPIFNQMVKLIRQGDANGLVIHAIDRGVRNLWDWASLGELLDEGKDVRFVRDSVDLQGRGGRLAADIQAVVAADYVRNLKEETLKGFYGRLKQGYYPLKAPLGYLDHGSGQLKTICPVKGPLVRQAFERYASGKFTLGTLAEELYYLGLRNGWGSKFSDNGLSAILNNPFYVGLIRIRKTNEMFTGAHEALVSKSLYDRVQSVLHGRTQKRVRKHDFLYRGLLKCSECERYLVGERQRGHVYYRCHQKHESPCCFTETQVTESIQRLLGSLKPTDIATLSATEDFENHQTVQPDRAALEAQLDKVTRRLGRLAEIFHEGSIDADLYRSRQHAYLLEKVGLEERLKRLVSQDARQTTARNNLLTRAKDFAALSRSEQREVARILLSAYGTASLAHGFSKTTGMTAVRVNLEAA from the coding sequence ATGTCATCATATTTCGCTTACGTTCGAGTTTCCACCGCGCGCCAGGGCGAACACGGCGTCTCTCTGGAGGAACAACGCGCCGCTATCTCCGACTACGCCCAAAAGCATGATCTCCAGATCGTCCGGTGGTTTGAGGAACGCTTGACTGCGGCCAAACGCGGCCGCCCGATCTTCAATCAAATGGTCAAACTGATTCGTCAAGGTGACGCCAACGGTCTAGTGATCCACGCCATCGACCGAGGCGTTCGTAATCTTTGGGATTGGGCCAGCCTGGGGGAACTGCTTGACGAAGGCAAGGACGTTCGGTTTGTTCGCGACAGCGTTGATCTTCAGGGTCGGGGTGGACGCCTAGCCGCCGACATCCAAGCCGTGGTTGCCGCCGACTACGTGCGCAATCTCAAAGAAGAAACCCTCAAAGGTTTCTACGGTCGCCTGAAACAGGGCTACTATCCGCTCAAAGCTCCTTTGGGGTATCTCGACCACGGTTCTGGCCAACTCAAAACCATCTGTCCCGTCAAAGGGCCGTTAGTCAGGCAAGCCTTTGAACGCTACGCCAGCGGCAAGTTCACCCTGGGGACGCTGGCCGAGGAACTCTATTATCTGGGTTTGCGTAACGGCTGGGGATCGAAGTTCTCCGATAACGGCCTATCGGCCATCCTGAACAATCCGTTTTATGTCGGGCTGATTCGGATTCGCAAGACCAACGAGATGTTTACGGGCGCCCACGAAGCGCTGGTGTCAAAATCGTTGTACGACCGCGTCCAAAGTGTGCTGCATGGCCGAACCCAAAAGCGGGTGCGCAAACACGACTTCCTCTACCGGGGCCTGCTCAAGTGTTCCGAGTGTGAGCGGTATCTGGTTGGAGAACGGCAACGGGGACACGTCTACTACCGCTGCCACCAGAAGCACGAATCGCCGTGCTGCTTTACCGAAACCCAGGTCACCGAATCCATTCAACGCCTGTTGGGCTCGTTGAAACCAACCGACATCGCGACGCTGTCGGCTACTGAGGATTTTGAGAATCACCAAACCGTCCAGCCTGACCGCGCCGCACTGGAAGCCCAACTGGACAAGGTCACTCGTCGGCTCGGACGGTTGGCAGAAATTTTTCACGAAGGCTCGATTGACGCGGACCTGTACCGGTCACGCCAGCATGCCTATCTGCTCGAAAAAGTCGGCCTGGAAGAGCGCCTTAAACGTCTGGTATCGCAGGATGCGCGTCAGACCACGGCTCGAAATAATCTCTTGACCCGTGCCAAGGACTTTGCCGCCTTGTCGCGCTCAGAGCAGCGGGAAGTTGCCCGCATCTTGCTTTCCGCCTACGGAACTGCCAGCTTAGCTCATGGCTTCTCAAAAACCACCGGCATGACAGCCGTGCGCGTCAATCTAGAAGCCGCTTGA
- a CDS encoding helix-turn-helix transcriptional regulator — translation MNRLPNYIIGTRKALALTCQDLATLLGYKSGSAISRYERFHRVPSLPNALTLAAALGVPVEELFAGLYEERATLVRQRAKQLLEEQGRHKTSRLNPYRLAGLLRTVARLRNRESCSVSFKRLLD, via the coding sequence ATGAACCGACTCCCCAACTACATTATCGGTACTCGCAAAGCGTTGGCGTTGACTTGCCAGGACCTGGCAACCTTGCTTGGCTACAAGTCGGGAAGCGCGATTTCCCGTTACGAAAGGTTTCATCGAGTACCTTCATTGCCAAACGCTTTGACTCTGGCCGCCGCACTTGGTGTGCCGGTTGAGGAGTTGTTTGCCGGACTCTACGAAGAGCGTGCTACCTTGGTTCGCCAACGCGCGAAACAATTGCTCGAAGAACAGGGGCGGCACAAAACCAGCCGCCTCAATCCCTACCGCCTCGCCGGATTGCTACGAACAGTGGCTCGGCTGCGGAATCGGGAGTCTTGCTCGGTATCTTTCAAGCGGCTTCTAGATTGA
- a CDS encoding caspase family protein, with product MKRALLIGIDNYDAVAALSGCVNDATAIEPLLGRNENGSPNFDCRLLTSNNDRVDRRTVLGAIDELLKPGADVALFYFAGHGDSANHDVVLVTQDGCNQDLGVTFSHLMGKAQNSQVPEVIVILDCCFSGSAGSLPQLGTDIAALRGGVSILTASRGDQTAAETADGRGLFSKYFCGALEGGAADVLGKVTVAGVYAYLSESFGPWDQRPTFKANLDRLNVLRSCDSAVPLEDLRKLPSVFSSETTELPLDPSYEPDAQPPHPEHEKVFGILQKCRAAKLVEPIGADHMYYAAVESKACRLTLLGRHYWRLANQKRL from the coding sequence ATGAAGCGTGCATTACTGATTGGTATCGACAATTACGACGCCGTCGCGGCCTTGTCGGGCTGTGTCAATGACGCTACGGCAATTGAGCCCCTCCTCGGTCGCAACGAAAATGGTTCTCCGAACTTCGATTGCCGCTTGCTGACGAGCAACAACGACAGAGTTGACCGCCGGACAGTTCTCGGAGCGATTGACGAGCTACTAAAACCAGGTGCGGACGTGGCGCTCTTCTACTTCGCCGGACATGGTGACAGCGCCAACCACGACGTGGTCTTAGTGACCCAAGACGGCTGCAACCAAGACCTTGGCGTCACCTTCTCCCACCTAATGGGAAAGGCCCAGAATTCCCAAGTGCCAGAAGTGATCGTCATCCTCGATTGTTGCTTTTCCGGGTCTGCGGGTTCTTTGCCGCAGCTTGGTACAGACATTGCCGCCTTGCGAGGCGGAGTATCAATACTTACGGCCAGTCGCGGCGACCAGACCGCTGCTGAAACGGCCGATGGGCGTGGATTATTCTCGAAGTATTTCTGCGGCGCTCTTGAGGGTGGTGCAGCGGATGTTCTCGGTAAAGTAACGGTGGCTGGCGTCTACGCTTACTTATCTGAATCATTTGGCCCTTGGGATCAGCGTCCCACATTCAAAGCAAATCTTGATAGGCTAAACGTGTTGAGATCCTGTGATAGCGCCGTGCCGCTTGAGGATCTGCGGAAGCTTCCCAGTGTGTTCAGTAGCGAAACCACGGAGTTACCACTCGACCCGTCTTACGAACCCGACGCTCAGCCGCCCCATCCGGAACACGAAAAGGTCTTTGGCATTTTGCAGAAATGCCGGGCCGCAAAACTGGTAGAACCTATTGGTGCGGACCACATGTACTATGCCGCCGTCGAGAGTAAGGCGTGCCGTTTAACACTCCTGGGCCGCCACTACTGGCGGTTAGCTAATCAGAAAAGGCTATGA
- a CDS encoding TIR domain-containing protein, with product MADKKTIFVAFAIEDQRQRDLLKGQSLNTASPFEYVDMSVKEPYDRDWKERVRTRIRRSDGVIALVSKNTLKSSGELWEIDCAKEEKKRILGIWAYSDDNTTVSGIRVVKWTWNAIENFIDSL from the coding sequence ATGGCCGACAAAAAGACCATTTTCGTCGCGTTTGCGATTGAAGACCAGCGACAACGAGATCTGCTTAAAGGTCAGTCGCTAAACACAGCCTCCCCGTTTGAGTATGTGGACATGTCCGTAAAGGAACCTTATGACCGTGACTGGAAAGAGCGCGTGCGAACTCGCATCCGAAGGTCTGACGGGGTGATCGCTCTCGTAAGCAAGAACACACTCAAATCTTCTGGTGAGCTTTGGGAAATAGACTGCGCGAAGGAGGAAAAGAAGCGGATCTTGGGCATTTGGGCTTATAGCGATGATAATACGACGGTAAGCGGAATCCGGGTCGTGAAGTGGACCTGGAACGCGATTGAGAATTTCATCGACAGCCTGTAA
- the lexA gene encoding transcriptional repressor LexA: MGRKSQFTTNAVFERLHEWIVKNGRPPTMEEFRLALGVGSTRTVHRYLQALEQEGRIERWSGARGIRLRKVSAVRQGTQAIPLVGLVSASGLNLAEEHIEAWVRLPEELLRPKNQQHFLLRVHGDSMNRARVENQLIEEGDLILVRQQNVAGDGEIVVAEVDGETTVKRLSKGPDYTVLKPESDNPSHQPIMLARDFAVQGVVTKVIKQGRQYLVD; the protein is encoded by the coding sequence ATGGGACGAAAAAGCCAGTTTACAACCAATGCAGTTTTCGAGCGCCTTCACGAGTGGATCGTCAAGAACGGTCGTCCGCCGACGATGGAAGAGTTTCGTTTGGCTCTCGGTGTCGGCTCCACGAGGACCGTACACCGCTATTTGCAGGCCCTGGAACAGGAAGGTCGAATTGAACGCTGGTCAGGGGCAAGGGGCATACGCTTACGCAAGGTCTCCGCAGTCCGTCAGGGTACGCAGGCCATTCCCCTCGTTGGTTTGGTCAGCGCCAGCGGCTTGAATCTGGCGGAGGAACACATCGAAGCGTGGGTTCGCCTACCCGAGGAACTGCTGCGCCCCAAGAATCAGCAACATTTCCTGCTGCGCGTCCATGGCGACTCTATGAACCGGGCGCGCGTCGAAAACCAACTAATCGAGGAAGGTGACCTTATTCTCGTTCGACAGCAAAATGTAGCCGGAGACGGCGAGATTGTGGTTGCCGAGGTCGATGGTGAGACCACGGTGAAACGACTGTCGAAGGGACCGGATTATACTGTTTTGAAACCGGAGTCAGACAACCCGTCGCACCAGCCCATCATGCTGGCGCGAGACTTCGCGGTTCAGGGCGTGGTCACCAAAGTGATCAAACAGGGCAGACAGTATCTTGTTGACTGA
- a CDS encoding MerR family transcriptional regulator yields the protein MIAGYYRLHDIVERIDRNKTTIIRWEDEGLIPKAPRDSRGWRCYTKELVDEIVRLVRESDYFTAYQDRLADRPGPGGRTDKPAL from the coding sequence ATGATCGCTGGTTACTACCGCCTTCACGATATCGTGGAGAGAATTGACCGAAATAAGACAACGATTATCCGCTGGGAGGATGAAGGACTGATTCCGAAAGCGCCCCGCGACAGCCGCGGCTGGCGTTGTTATACCAAGGAATTGGTGGACGAGATCGTTCGGTTAGTGCGGGAATCAGATTACTTTACCGCGTATCAAGACCGCCTCGCTGATCGTCCCGGACCCGGCGGACGAACCGACAAGCCAGCTTTGTAG